The Manduca sexta isolate Smith_Timp_Sample1 chromosome 20, JHU_Msex_v1.0, whole genome shotgun sequence DNA segment aaacaTTTATTTGCCATACgtgttataaaatgaatacagaTTTTTGGTACACAAATACATTTCGTCTCAAATTGGTATTCTACAAAACATTAACAATGAAAGCTTTACctctatgtaggtatataagccttaaattacatattatatagacgATCAGAATAAAGCATTGTTCATACTATTAAGCAACACtacattacatatatttattgtaactgatatttaataacaaaccgcgggaaatacaatgtaaatattttcccacgttctaaaaacaaaaacgaatcATTTTAAGATCAAGTAATGTATGATCCATAAAATAGACCCAAATTTATTAGTAAAGTTTaagtaaaatcatttatttattcaggtgaaagtaaaaaataattttgatagaactgtacaaataaaataattcatattttaccaTCACACCTGTAAGAAATACTTGATATGAACACATACAATGGTGTGATTTTCATTTACAATACCAGCTATCATTAACACTTAGACTACACGCAGAACAAATCGCTAATACCGATATGATTGATTACAGACAGATATGAAGATACAATTTTCAATAGAAGCTCTTCGTTGATATGCTACAGCGTAAGGATTTTTTGCATATATCGaagttttaaaacaatcatataatatatatttttaacaggcACGGCTAAGTGTCACCACTACTTCTGATGGAAGTGGagtggggcccaatagaatatcgacgagaaatggttacccctcggcagccgacacaattatgccggccttatgGAAAGTAATATATGTGCACTAAGCTAAGTTTAGATTAGTATTTGCAGGCAATAAATGTAGATCTATACAgagcaataggggaccggcctatagttgattttgtccattattctatatataatggttaataatacgaaaaataagcactcctgcgaaaactacataacaattggttaaaaaatgagcgagtaattcatatttaaaatattgtaacgtgcagaagtgggcgcgatgtggggatatcgcttcatctctttttttcgcacgcgtcgtaattccggatgacgtcacatgtggatatttcgtctcttttctgtttcttgttaattaccccttccaccgaaattcaaagacttataacttgttgattttttaccggattttaataattccttctgtgttataatttatattatgtaaatatttgataatagtaaagaacaaaaatgagtccggtaccctatttgtCGCAAGTCGTGCAATCTTTAAAAACTTGCAAATCTCAACTTTCCGTTATTGTATACACGGTAAAAATTGTTTGCAAAAGTTGATTTTTgcaagttttgtttgtttatgtaaacTTCGCTTTAGAAATTTGCATTTGTGCGATAACAGCGtcacttattttaaaacaaaataaaaatacctatagatagattataatcGTCCTACTTGGATGGATATACATGTTCTTGATATGTCAGAACCTAAACAATTGTATCTACTAGTTTAATGTAGTGGAAAGTTGAATTTTACAATGATATAATGATGATTAGAAAATGGTATCTACTTACTAatgcaaaacataaataatgaagCTAATGACAGTAGAATGAATTAATATCTATCAGAAACAGTATAGTATGTGTACAATATGTTTTAACACTAGAAACCCGCATTGCATCCAGTTGTATCTGAGCGCTCTAAATTGGTAATATCAAACAGTTTATTTTCACTACTTTGGGTTTCAGTgttaatacaaatacataaaaacgtTATACAGACAGAATAAAACAGAATATTAAGGTAAACAAGTAATAACAAGGGACGAGTACATCACACGCATATAACATTAATCTAAACTTACACTAAACAAATGTCCATTGAACAAAACAGCGCAAATTAAACGAGTACTCGTCACTAACCGACGCTAGCCTGCGACCACAACAACCGTCTCTCTTGTACCGACTTCAAATGGACAGAGCGGAACGAATAAAActatcttttataattaaatatgttcttttacgtttcgtaatatttgcaaatacgaatttttaacatgtttaaacaaaaagatcttaattatgtttaaaaaagcttttgataaattaaagttcataatacaaaatataaaactaaatcttTGGTAAACATCCTACTCCTGACTCAAGACTTAATTGTTAAACGAGATTCAAAGGTTATTAAATTCCAGATTAACATATAATTGTTGATagtaaatacttacaaaatatttgaatattcacGAATAGTTGGCCAAAACGTTTTAGAATATACATTTCCTAATCCAAACCTACCGCCTGCAGACAATAAGAGTACAAATGAAATGGTACAAGGAGAGATACCGTCACACATCCGATCTCTAGCCACCTAGCGACGACGACACGACCGTTGCCGGTCGGTGAAGGAGTGCCTCATTTATTTGCGCACCCCGCGCTATGGGTCCACCTCGTGGCACACCTCCATGTAGTCGGGGTCATGCATGATGTCCTTGATCATGTCCTTCAGCATCGTGTACCGCGGGAACATCGGATACACCTTCGAGCTCACGTACTCTGACTGTAAGAGGAGagtgagaaaaataaatataaggttAATTTGTATGTTATATGACCTCTCTCCAATTAATATAGAGTTGTTTGGGAAAAGCGCCatcttttaaatttaagttttagtAAAATGCGAAGCCACGCCGCGAGAAGCTCAATTCTCGATTTATTATAGTTACTGGTTAAGTTTATGATTCGCGCGTGTTTCTAAAACTTATCTTTGACATCCTTATTTCTGTATGTAATTACTATTGATGcttgaaatattataagaataagGGTCTGTTCCCCAAGTCtcaagttaataatatttgacagttacGTAAGTTTGAcagttatttacatttttatactatttatttaggaGCAAAGATAGAGTGTAACTTTTGTAGTTGGTTGGTTGTATATTAGTATGATGAGTAGAATGCTACTATTTTACAACTTTTAAGTGAATGTTCTCAAagtatttaattctaataattatatttcatctgtattttaaacatatcggaaatatttaaaattatattacaggtAGTCTCGTTACATAGATCAAGTTTATATGATATTTGTTACTTAACGAGCTAAAAGTTGCTCGAAGTTAAGCCATCAACGCCAACGGTCATCGAGGGACCTACATAACCAAGATATTAAACATGGAATAATTATCTACTTACAACTGTGAAACCTTAAAGCCTATTATATGATAAATACGTGTGACAGtctgtatatatttaatacaaacctTCAACTCTCGAATGAGATTCCTCAGTCCTGTATACTTCTTCAGTAAGCGATACAAATCATTTGTCATTTGCGTGTTCTCCGTTTCTATCTGGGATGTTGTCATATCTGTGAATGTATGAAATGAATATCGCTTGTTATTTaccataatcatttttttatcactttattAATACAGAAGTaatgaagaaaataatatatcttttaatgattattgtttattatacgaTTCAGTACGCAACACATACTAGCAAACAGCAAAAACAAAGTAGCatgtatctaattataattaaaataaagctagaaaaaaataaataaaatcctcaCTGCTGTCGGTGATGGGGCTCAACGTTTTATTGTTTGTGCTTAATTCCTATTTGGGACAGGCTCTGTCTCCAAACCACTTAATTCGGATTCGAGATCCACGCAATTAATTGAACGAATGAAATTGATTAAAGgcgaaatttaaatgaaaataatacttgGATTTCAATTACATTGATCTGGAATGTGGACAGTGtggggaaataaataaattataaaaacttagaGTTgagatttaaattgttttatgttatattcgAGGTTGTgtcaattaaaatgtataagtatTAAACACCTATAACTTTTTTATCTTTCGCTGTCTTTTCCCGAATTGGATAGAAGAACAAAAAACTTTCGGATCAGCGACAAAGCCGAAACGTAATTAGAAACAATTGCTTCTACTGACCATTATTACTAGGTCCTCTCCAACAAATGTTAGGGATTTGAATTCGGGATCAAATTGCTTCTGTTGTTAGTACAAATGTTGGTAAAACTAAACTACAGAAGACGAATGAGTGATCTTGTATGTCGTTTCGCTAAAATGACATCTAAAATTCTTCACTCACATATTCTTACACATGAAAACAATAGATAGGAAAGTTTGCGATACAAGATAAAGAACTACGATTGGTAATAACCATTTGTTGTGTCAAGATAAGTTTTTACGATTTTGTAAGGGAAACTCGCATTTAAGAACATTCTACAGAAAGTGTGATAAATTTATATCGGAATATAGTATATTCCGTGTTGAATATgttccataaaaaatacatgctTGCAAGAAaccaacaaatataataataatgaataaccGTTCAGTCTTTCTATCCGTTCCCTTCGATCGGCTGCTTCTTCAGCTAGCTTCGACGAAGTCTTAACGCCTTCTCCAGATTTCTGAGTCTTCTCCATGATAGCACAGGCGCGAAGCACAAACGCTGGTACAGTTTCTGCTTTCTCTTGGCGAGGTATCTCTACCAGCGACCAGTATTGAGTTTCCAGGCGGATTACATCCTGAAAtcattttatgaatgttattattcaataaactgcatagtttataatttttacggAGATTTATGAAAGGAAGTATCTTTATCATTTCTAAGTAACAATATAATcccaaatttacatatttatatcaaaatgaaGGTTGACGAATTATTGAATAGTTAGTAGGTAGAAATATTGGTTAAATAATCTAgactaaataatgttttaagaaaCCCCTAATTGTAAAAATCGTTGTTTCCAGGTCACCTGGACAGACGAATAAACAGCGAGTCTTAGGAAATAAACGCAATAggcaagttatttttttttatagtgtcaCGGCAGTATGCCAgctgtacctgatgataagtggagacgggtccaatagaatgtcgactgacaatggatgattacccctcggcagtcgacacaattatgccagcctgtcggaaccggatatacgcaggctgatcccggaacgcgacacacttacatgggccactatagcgggtttatACAGACACTGTGTGTGTTAAAATGAACATGTGCtcatatatacaaattattttaaaccattttacTACAAAAATGAAGTCTAAATAAACATCACGTGTTAAAACTACAGTTAAGCCTGTAATAGCAAAAGTTTTAAAGCAAGCCTCGCAACCAGAGGACACAACTAGTTCGTTGTTATGAACAACTCAACTGAAAGTGTTTTTCTTTGTGTTGAACAACGCTTGTTAGTGGACGCTCGCTCATTGAATAACTTTTACTGAAGGATGCACTTTGTTAGCTTTTTACGTCTGTTTTCGCAGAATTTCTTCATTGTTTGAAACCTTTACATTTGTTTAAGTAATTGTACTATCTGCACCGAAGTTAACAAGGTGCAAAGATTTGTTATggttgccattttttttttaacaaaaacaaggCATTTCttacaaagatatttttatgatatcaatagacataataattacaatgttaCTACTAGAGAAATAGATTCTCAATGTGAATAGTTGCATTAGATAAATGTCAAAAAAAGGAATGCCACCTGGAACCAAGTCTTATTGTATGTCTTCAAGTTCATCTTTTCTTATCAAACGTTTTGTCCTAAAATGGTAGacacaatgaaattaattaaaactgtttaGGTTCTATGTCGCATGTAATTACAGCTAAGACCGTATACTTAGGCTCCACTGGTAATACAAGACAGTCATTGCCTAAAATAGACGTTTAAAGCCTTCACGTTTTTGTTCGATCCATTGTTATTTAACCTTCATATTtcatttgttatgttttaataatagtatatgCTTGGTTGGAATATTTGTGATGCTTTATTAATAGATCTTACGattgttttatcaaaattaaagtgTAAGATCGACAAAACGAGCATGTAACACTAAATACTAATGAAGTAAGAAGAATTGCCTAtaagaattgaaaaaaaaattaaagaattgtCACACCTGCGCTGGGTCTGCACATATCTCCAAACGATTATTCCAACAACTACCAGCCAGCAGACAATGCAATCATGTCCTAAAGTGGATAAGTTCCACTGGACCGGTGCCAGTTCCAACCGATAAAGACTGTTTCTCGCTTTGCTACCACTTGTCTTAATAAAACTGGTGTTCCCACTATCGGCAAATGTTCCTTTTTGAATTGCACTTCCAAATTTGAAAATCTTGATGAAATATATCCATTGTTTCCTTTTGTAGGCCATTGGAGAAGTGAGAACTAGTAAATTAGTTAGTGAGGCTAGTGAGGTTTTCTTACCAGTTGAAGTAGACTGTAATTTGATTTGTTGAAACgttaacttttatataaatgaagGCCGGCAGACAAGTACCTAGTGTTATGGCGTGACTGAATATCTAGAATATTCGAAAGATCAGTATTGCAGACCTTAAAGTGAGGAATAGTAGGCATTGGGAAGAAAATGATCTTTGATGATGGATGGTCAATTGAGTCTCTTAAGTTACTACACGAAGGAAACTCTTAGATTATGGCGTTCAAAGAAGTAacacatttcaaaataacaaggattatatttagaatacttattgaaataatactgTAAATGGTAAGCAGAAAACCGAAACATTGAATGGGTATAGACAATAAAGTAACAAACTTGACGATCTGCGGTGGAGGTAACAAAACGAATATCGAAGGAAACTTTTTATAACACAGAGTTCAGTGTTTAGCAGACTGTAAAACCGAAAGACGGGGtgaaaaggaatacattttatttcccGTTGATCGCACTCGAATTATTTGTAGACGATATACCTTACTCTGTAGATGTAAGGTagtcaaaaaagttttattatatttgaatatttttcatgattattaatttatgcaaaAGTGACtacaaaatttgtatatttttaaactggtACTGACCAGAGCCATATCAATGGGTTTGGCaattataatatctttgtttTTTGATGGCATAATTTATACACAGTGTCAAATTGTTAATCCCACAATATGGCTCTGAAAAAGATGGTCTAACCCCGCATAAACTGGTAGCAATTTTTTCCTACCTCTTGCCCTGTCTTAccatttgtttacatttctctTAAAGTGGCTCGTTTAATTACACTTTAATAATCATGTCTTGTATTTGTAATACGATTTAAGGATAATTTTGACCCAACGTAAACACACTcacatacatattacaattGGTGTATCATAAATGTTTGcacctcggtggcttagttttaatgcgtgcgcggtacgaatACGATTACGGCGCTAAAGTCCTGGGTTCATATTCCGGGTCcgactaaaataaatatgccTAGGTTTCTCTATAAATACACTGATCTTCGTTAAGATCGGCCGCCATGGCCGAATTtcagttaggaaggaatcaaggTGTATCAACAAAACAGAATTCCAGTGTTCTGTaactatgtatattaatatagtgtataaatatataacaaggTATGCGAAGCTGTTATCACGTTTACAATACCTTACTCTTGGCGTTCTACGCTTTTATAGACTTAGTACATTCATTTCCAGACAATATGACGGTTATATCCTCAATAAAAGCAAAAAGGAAGCTTTTCCACTTCCCGAGACATTTAACTATAAGAAAAGCGAGGAAAACGTCGTCggtttaacattttttaagcCTGGGGTTTACTCATTTACTTCTTATTTCCGTTGGTAATTCAAGTAAGgaattagaaatatattttggaataatATATTTGAGTGATGAAGTTTATAATACCTTATTTAATTCATCATttcaatactataataataacgaTGACgctaaaattgttattaaaaatttgtAGTAGTGTTTGTGATTTGTATCACAAGTTTCGTGTATCATTGTagtcttataattattttatacatacataaactcaTTTTATTCAAGTATATAGTGAGAggataaatttttaatttgcttgtttaatgtcattaaaaaaGACGACAAATTTAATACTGTATTAACACGTGCTTAATGACCGCAAATGGTAAAACaagtaaacaaataacaaaagagAAACTATTAATTAAGTAGCACATTAAAAGTTTAGGACTAAAAACGCACAACATAATGGAAATTAAGAGGAAAACTGGGCTCTTCTCGCTGTGGAGTAAGTTAGTTTTAATAATGTGTCTTAAATTGGAACGCATCTGTAGCTTGGCCTTTTGCCGAGTTACCTTCGAACACATTTATAAGgagaggcgatagcctagttgggtgtgaaacatcgtgtggaacggactactgAGATGAACGTCTGCAAGTTCAAAattcaagggcacacatctctggcttttctaaaattatctgtgtattctttgtgaattattgtttgctttaacggcgaaggaaaacattatgaggacattgagaaattttctataggaattttgaaggtgtgtgaagtctatcaatccacattaggccagcgtggtggacttaggccatCCTAATCCTACAGTAGTACAGGAGTCCtatgcccagtagtgggacggtatataatacaggtctgatattatatatttcacgtTTTCATTCGGTATTTTGTGATGTCATCGGTTTGTCTTATTCTACCCGTAAGATTTGAAAAGCCAAGACCAGCAAGCATTGTACGATGTTGCGTTTACTCATAAACAAAGCTACACTCAGAGCTTTGAATAAATTAACGCGTCAACTAGCTGCCTGCATGCCGCTACACTACTTTTATCTTGTGACATAAAATAAGCCCGAATACCTAATAATTAAGATTCTATTTTAGGGAATGTTTTTTCGAAAATCCTTTCGCTGTTCAAGatgctatttaaattatatgcttCTAGAATTATTAGTTCGTGTTATATTTTGTCtgcaacttatttttattataatatgttcttTATACTTAACGAATTTTGCTCTGAAAACGTAGGTAGCGAACGCATAAGTTACCTAAACCTTTTCAGAAATACTTACACGTAAAACGTTCACGGTTTGTTAATACAGTAACCTACATCAACGTGGCTTGAGGAAAAACGCCCATCCGCCAACAAATTGCATATTTATGAGAGCATTCCGCGATAGTGTTACAACGTTATGACCGCGGAGATTGCACTTCTGGGCTGTGCGCGCTTAGTGCatgttcttttgtatttttaatgtttatgaataaatttattgtttgcgTGTTGGGTTTAGATTGtctgtcaaaa contains these protein-coding regions:
- the LOC115445377 gene encoding uncharacterized protein LOC115445377, which encodes MNNSDKEIYDLIQEEKVDDFISQREELRNKAKQQILKVQEENSKNFNKGRKQTSTNLVGKFTQSVRRIVQDVKDEGTSSGQTKEEVIETNERLRAVRVRLDENYDTAKKALVTLMTRYSDSKSQRNVFTRYALLKAMIKDVIRLETQYWSLVEIPRQEKAETVPAFVLRACAIMEKTQKSGEGVKTSSKLAEEAADRRERIERLNDMTTSQIETENTQMTNDLYRLLKKYTGLRNLIRELKSEYVSSKVYPMFPRYTMLKDMIKDIMHDPDYMEVCHEVDP